In Nisaea acidiphila, the DNA window GGGTGCTCGCGGGCAACGGCAAGGTCCTGGTGGTGGTGCCGAACCGGCGCGGAATCTGGGCCCGACTGGACCGCACGCCGTTCGGGCACGGGCATCCCTATTCGCCGTCCCAGCTCTCGCGGCTGCTGAAGGACAATATGTTCGCACCCTCCTTGACGGCGCACGCCCTCTACATGCCGCCCTCGAATTCGCCGCTTCTGCTGCGCTCCGCGCCGGCCGTGGAAAAACTCGGGGAGCGCTGGTTCAACCGCTTTTCCGGTGTGGTATTGATCGAGGCAACGAAGCAGATCTATGCCCGTCCGAAAGGCCGGGCGGTGCGCATTCGCCAGTTGCTGCCGATCCCCGGCAGGAGGGTTCCGGCCCTCAATGCCGCCGGGAGCAGCAGAGGCGTAGCGTTCGGATACCAAGGGAGGACAGAGAAATGATCGTGATTGCCGTCAACCTCGTGGTCGATGCAGCCGACGCGGACGCGTTCGAGACCCGTTTGCGCAAGCATGCCGCCAACAGCCTGACCCAGCCTGGCTGCAAGGGCTTCCTCGTTGCCCGCGACCAGGAGAATGCGGGCAGTTTCCATCTCTGGGAAAGCTATGACGACATGGATGCGTTCGAGGAACACAAGAACGCGGGCTTCATGGCCGATTTCCGGGAGTATTCGACGCCGCTGGTCAAGGAGCGCCACCTCGCGATCTGCGACCTGGTGCCCGGCGGCGTGGCCGAGCACGAGGGTCTGGTCGTTTAGACACGGCCTTTCTCATCCCGCACTTTGCAGCGCGGCAGGCGCCGATTTCCGCCTGCCGGTCATCAGCTTGCTTGAATTCGCCGTCCGCCGCCGCTATTGCTGTCCGCCGCGCCGAAATCGGGGTTTCGGCGTTGCACGGTTTCTTTCGCCGGCGGTTTTGAGGCTGGCCCCTGCTTGGATTGGAAGGCACGTCCGGTGAGCACGCTCGATGACTTGAGGCGCGAGATCGACGGGATCGACGAGGCCCTGCACGATCTGCTCATGCGCCGCGTCGAGATCGGCAAGCAGGTCGCCGAGGCCAAGGGCGGCGACCGCGGCCCCTATTTCCGTCCCGGCCGCGAGGCACAGATCATCCGCCGCCTCGTCGCACGCAACGAATCCTTTCTGAACGTGCCCACGCTGATCCGCTTCTGGCGCGAGATCCTGAGCGCGAACCTCAATATGCAGACCCACGTCCACGCGGCCGTCTTCATGGCGGAAGGGGCGGAGAGGGTCTACGACCTGGCGCGCGACCATTGCGGTATCTCG includes these proteins:
- a CDS encoding class I SAM-dependent methyltransferase; translated protein: MFNDAVDLWDFYGTRVGQVARRMIRRRIRELWPNTRGETVLGLGYATPFLRPFRDEAERVIAIMPSQQGVLHWPRDGKGLVCLADEAELPLQDVSVDRVLLVHAVECTEQLRAMLQEVWRVLAGNGKVLVVVPNRRGIWARLDRTPFGHGHPYSPSQLSRLLKDNMFAPSLTAHALYMPPSNSPLLLRSAPAVEKLGERWFNRFSGVVLIEATKQIYARPKGRAVRIRQLLPIPGRRVPALNAAGSSRGVAFGYQGRTEK
- a CDS encoding putative quinol monooxygenase, with protein sequence MIVIAVNLVVDAADADAFETRLRKHAANSLTQPGCKGFLVARDQENAGSFHLWESYDDMDAFEEHKNAGFMADFREYSTPLVKERHLAICDLVPGGVAEHEGLVV